The nucleotide sequence CGAAGCGCGCGGTGCTGGATGGCTTCGCCTGACGGCTCGCAAGGACGGTGTGGGCCTTATACCGTTTCCGCTTGATCGCTTCGGGTTTGCCCGCCCTCCGTCATCGCGAGCGGCCGCGAAGCGATCCAGGGCGCGACAGGTCCGGAAAGGGCGCGCCCTGGATTGCCACGGCTTCGCCTCGCAAGGACGCAGGACAGGCCGAAGTCATCAACCGGATATCGTATTACTCCTCCGTCATTGCGAGGCTCGGCGCAAGCAATCCAGGGCGCGACGGCGATTACCCCTCCCACACCACCTGCATCGACGGGCCCGCCGATTCGGCCTCCCGGATCGGCTCGCAGCGTCCGCCGAGATGGCGGGCCGGAAACGTCTCCGCGCGGGCGAAGAACGCCAGCCGGTTGGCCGGGCGCACGAGGCCGTGGCCCTCGTCCGGGAACAGCAGGTAGGTGACCGGGATGCCGCCCCGCCCCATCGCGGCGACCATCCGAGCGGATTCCGCCTGCTTCACCCGGGGATCCACCCTGCACGCCCTCGTGGGGCGCCACCCAGCCGAGGCGGCGCCCGTCCGGGCTGATCCGATGGCCGTAGCGCGTCGGGTTGCCGAACGGTTGCTCTCGCGGGATCAGCCGAGCACCACGACCCGCGCGCCGACCTCGACGCGGTTGAACAGGTCGATGGCGTCCTGATTGATCATGCGGATGCAGCCCGAGGACACGCTCTTGCCGATGGAGTGCGGCTCCAGGGTGCCATGGATGCGGAACAGCGTGTCCTTGTTGTTCTGCCACAGGTACATCGCGCGGGCGCCGAGCGGGTTGCGGGTGCCGCCCGGCACGCCGAGGCCGCTCTGGAGCTTGTCGACCTCGCGGGCGAGATCGGGCCGGCGGGCGATCATCTCCTTGGGCGGATACCAGTCCGGCCAAGCCTGCTTCGCGTTGACGGTCGCGGTGCCCGACCACGAGAAGCCCTGCTTGCCCACGCCGACGCCGTAGCGCCGCGCCCGGCCGTTCGGCAGGACGAGGTAGAGGAAGTGCGCCTTCGGATCGACCACGATGGTGCCCGGCGGCTCGGTGGTGCGGAAATCGACTTCCTGGCGCAGGTAGGTCTGGTTGAACTTCTTGTAGGGGATCGCCTCGACCGGGAACGGCTCGTTGCCCACCGCCGCGTAGGCGCGGGCGTAATCGATCGGGCCGTTGTCGGGCTGCTGCGGCGGCACCGGGTAGCCGGCCTGCTGCTGACGCGGCGTCTGGTTCGGCGCCTCCGCGGCGGCCGGCGGCTCGCCGTAGCGTTCCGCCCGGCGGCGGGCATAGGCCTCGGCATCGAGATCCGCGTCGGCATCCGGCACCGGCCGGCCGTTGCTGACGCGGCCGTTATAGGGAACGTACTGCCCGCCGCGACGGCGATAGAGCGCACCGTTGCCGTCCTGATAGAGCCGGTCGTCGTCGAACCCGTCGAGGGCTTGGGCGAGGACATGGCCCGGCAAGACGGCGAGCCCGAGGCTCGTCGCGGCCCCGAGCAGAAGCGTACGGCGGTTCTGACTGGACATGGATCGCTCGATCGAATGGGCCGGACTCGGAAAACGTCCCCGGAATTCCGGTTGAAGACGGTCACGATCGTCCGGGCCGGCTGAACTGCCCCGCTCGCTCCCTAGCAAGGAAGTGGACCGGCGTCAGTGCCGTACCGAACGGTCGCGCTCCCTGCACCGACAACTGTGCGAACATTGTGTCCGAAAGGTTACATGCAGCCCCGCCATGCGGCCGGCGGGCGGCTTTAACGGTTTCGCAAAAAATGTGCGGATGGCGAGGCGAATCGCGGCGGGCGGCGATTGCATCGGCGGGGGCGATCCCTAGATCAAGCGTGACCGTTCGGCCCCGACCACGGACCCCTCCCCTTGTGCGCCTCGTTCCTCCGCCTCCCCCTCGGATTGCTTTGCCTCGGCCTGACGCTGCCGGGTGAGGCCCTCGCCGCACGAAAAGCCGCGCCCGTTCGGCCGAAGGCGGCACCCGCGGTGCAGGCCCCGGTCGCGACCGCACCGCAGACGGCCTGGACCGCGGCCGAGCCCGCCAACTGCACCCGCGTGCGGCGCAAGCTCTGGCAGGTGGAAGAGGGCTGGCTGGTGAAGACGGTCACCGTCTGCCATTGAGCGAAAGCATCGGCTCGATCCGGTGATGTCGGACCCGGCTCCGAAACGCCGAAAGCCGCGGGCGATCGGAGCTTCGATCGCCGCCCCCTCTCGAAGCCGGCTGCGCAACCGGCTACAACCCGCCCTGGGCGGCGACGGTCGTCGCCCCGGTATCGGCGAGTGGCGTCCCCAGTGATCCGCGTCCTCCATACGGGCGACTGGCATATCGGCCAGACCCTGCGCGGCTTCTCCCGCGAGCGCGAGCACGACGCCGTGTTCGGGAGTTTGGAGCGCATCGTGGTCGAGCGCGAGGTCGATGCCCTCGTCGTGGCCGGCGACGTGTTCGACAGCCAGAACCCGTCGGGCGAGTCGCAGGCCCGCTTCTACGCGCTGATGGCGCGGCTGCACGCGGCGCGGCCGGCGATGACCATCGTCATCACCGCCGGCAACCACGACGCCGCCGGCCGGCTGGAGGCGCCGCGCCCGCTGCTCGAAGCGATCGGCGTCCACGTGGTCGGCAATGTCCGCCGCCGCGACGGGGCGATCGACCTCGACCGGCATCTCGTGCCGGTGCGCGGCGCCGACGGCGAGGTGGCGGCGCAGGTGCTCGCCGTCTCCTACCCCACCGCCGCCTGCCTGCCGCCGCTCTCCTCGCTCGGCCAGGGCACCCGCGTCGGCGAGACCTCGCCGATCGTGCGCGCGGTGCGCGACCTGTACGGCCAACTCTTCGAGGCGGCCCGGCCGCAACTGGCCGGCCTGCCGCTCCTCGTCACCGGCCATCTCCACGTCGCGGGCGGGCTCGAATCGGAAGGGGCGGAGCGGCGCATCCTCGTCGGCGGCGAGCACGCGGTGCCGGCCGACGTGTTTCCGCAGGAGGCACGCTACGTCGCCCTCGGCCATCTCCACCGGGCACAGGCGCTCGGCGCCGGGCAGGTGCGCTATTGCGGCTCGCTGATTCCGCTCTCGGCGGCCGAGCAGCCCTACCGCCATGGCGTCACCCTGGTGACTCTCGGCACCGGTGCGGCGGAGATCGAGCCTATCGCGATCGCCCGCCCCGTCCCCTTTCTGCGCCTGCCGGCCTCCGGCGACATGAAGCTCGCCGATCTCGGCGACCATCTCGCCGCCCTGGCGCTCGACCCCGGCCTGCCGATGGAGGCGCGGCCCTACATCCAGGTCCGGCTCGCCCGCGACGGTCTCTTGCCCGGCTACCGGGCGGAGGTGGACCGCATCGCCGAGAGCTTCCCGGTGCGCGTGGTCGACGTGCGGGTGACGGTGCCGCCGCGCGCCGCGGTCGAGATCGTCGAGGCGGAGGCGCCGCCGCCGCCGCGCCTGTCGGAACGCGACCCGGAGGACCTGTTCCGCCTCGCCTACCGGGCGAAGTGGGAGGAGGAGCCCGAGCCCGCCCATCTCGACGTGTTCCACCGCGCGCGGGCGGACGCCTGAGGTCGGAGCCACCGACCCGCGGAGAGCGCGGTCTTGCCCGGCGGCATCCGCGGATGTATATACGATGACGATACGCGCAGCGTGGTACTCACGCTGCAACCAACAGACCGGATTGGGGCTGGAGGGCGTGTTGCTCAGTTGGACTTGAATCCATGATCGTTCAGTTTTCGAAATGGGGCAACAGCCTCGCTCTACGTATTCCATCTCATGCAATGCGTGATATTGGAGCAATTGATGGAACAGA is from Methylorubrum populi and encodes:
- a CDS encoding prolyl oligopeptidase family serine peptidase, which gives rise to MDPRVKQAESARMVAAMGRGGIPVTYLLFPDEGHGLVRPANRLAFFARAETFPARHLGGRCEPIREAESAGPSMQVVWEG
- a CDS encoding L,D-transpeptidase; translated protein: MSSQNRRTLLLGAATSLGLAVLPGHVLAQALDGFDDDRLYQDGNGALYRRRGGQYVPYNGRVSNGRPVPDADADLDAEAYARRRAERYGEPPAAAEAPNQTPRQQQAGYPVPPQQPDNGPIDYARAYAAVGNEPFPVEAIPYKKFNQTYLRQEVDFRTTEPPGTIVVDPKAHFLYLVLPNGRARRYGVGVGKQGFSWSGTATVNAKQAWPDWYPPKEMIARRPDLAREVDKLQSGLGVPGGTRNPLGARAMYLWQNNKDTLFRIHGTLEPHSIGKSVSSGCIRMINQDAIDLFNRVEVGARVVVLG
- a CDS encoding exonuclease SbcCD subunit D encodes the protein MIRVLHTGDWHIGQTLRGFSREREHDAVFGSLERIVVEREVDALVVAGDVFDSQNPSGESQARFYALMARLHAARPAMTIVITAGNHDAAGRLEAPRPLLEAIGVHVVGNVRRRDGAIDLDRHLVPVRGADGEVAAQVLAVSYPTAACLPPLSSLGQGTRVGETSPIVRAVRDLYGQLFEAARPQLAGLPLLVTGHLHVAGGLESEGAERRILVGGEHAVPADVFPQEARYVALGHLHRAQALGAGQVRYCGSLIPLSAAEQPYRHGVTLVTLGTGAAEIEPIAIARPVPFLRLPASGDMKLADLGDHLAALALDPGLPMEARPYIQVRLARDGLLPGYRAEVDRIAESFPVRVVDVRVTVPPRAAVEIVEAEAPPPPRLSERDPEDLFRLAYRAKWEEEPEPAHLDVFHRARADA